The Dendropsophus ebraccatus isolate aDenEbr1 chromosome 3, aDenEbr1.pat, whole genome shotgun sequence genome includes a region encoding these proteins:
- the LOC138786526 gene encoding uncharacterized protein, which yields MALILARHLVASGCSRSLREEREPRGAIKKGFGLGMRLKDAEQRRLQEVGRRYWVHPINVRRETRGHIGCLYDDLRRHPDKFQDFVRLPMEAFDNLLSILSPHLQRQDTYMRKSIPPVARLLITLRFLATGESYVSLHLQFRVGTSTISGIVRCTCAVIWEHLQPIVMPSPTREIWLQSAAGFQSVANFPNCIGAVDGKHIRVKQPPRSGSQYFNYKKFFSVVLIAVVDSTYRFLAIDVGSYGSTGDSRALLRSEFGRRILLDHVTLPPPTPLPGTTHPAPFVMVGDQAFPLLNNLLRPYPRRGLDERGRVFNRRLSRARNFVECAFGIMTSQWRVFTTALQLNLATVDMVIKAACVLHNYLRDYAPTPEVNVETLPAFSAPINYGQGRQLNRGIVVRNLFADYFMTPEGAVPVPVPLSQPPL from the exons atggcgctgatcctggctcggcatttggttgcttctggctgcagcagatcTTTGAGAGAGGAAAGAGAGCCAAGAGGAGCCATAAAGAAAGGTTTTGGTCTTGGGATG AGGCtaaaagacgcagagcagcgccgtctgcaggaggtgggacggcgatattgggtccaccccatcaatgtgcggagggagacccggggccacattggttgcctgtatgatgatttgcgacg acatcctgacaagttccaggacttcgtgcgcctgcctatggaggcctttgataatttactttccattttgagcccacatctccagagacaggacacctacatgcggaaatccatccctcctgtggcccgtctgctcataacgttaag attcttggcgacaggggagagttatgtatcgttgcacctccaattccgggttggtacgtccaccatctctggaattgtgaggtgcacgtgcgccgtgatctgggagcatttgcagcccattgtgatgcccagtccgacgcgggagatttggttgcagtcagcagcaggctttcagtctgtggccaatttccccaactgtataggggcggttgatggtaagcacatacgtgtgaagcaaccaccgcgatcaggatcacagtatttcaattataagaaatttttttctgtggtcctgatcgcggttgttgattccacgtatcgtttccttgccatcgacgtcggctcctatggcagtactggggactcccgggcgctactgagatcagagtttgggcggcgcatactcttagatcacgtgactctacctcctcccactcctcttccgggtaccacgcatcccgctccattcgtcatggtaggggatcaagccttccctttactgaacaacctgctgcgcccttacccacggagagggctggatgaacgggggagagtatttaaccggaggctgagccgggcacgtaacttcgtggagtgcgccttcgggatcatgactagtcagtggagagtgtttaccactgccctgcagttgaacttggccacagttgacatggtcattaaagctgcctgtgttctccacaactaccttcgggactatgctcccaccccggaggtgaacgtggagacactgccagcttttagtgcccctatcaactatggccaagggagacaactcaaccgcgggatagtggtcaggaacctctttgctgactacttcatgactcctgaaggcgccgtgcccgtgcccgtgcccctttcacagcctcccttatga